One genomic region from Homalodisca vitripennis isolate AUS2020 chromosome 6, UT_GWSS_2.1, whole genome shotgun sequence encodes:
- the LOC124365216 gene encoding uncharacterized protein LOC124365216: MQNLYHLITILFLRETMMWSVVLAVSLSLLLMEVIPTSQQPILVDGELSSKMFHALENFVPSRPFVKRDVSDEIERVAAMNSEESKLIGGKFCRPPNKYTRC, from the exons ATGCAAAACTTGTATCACTTAATTACAATCCTTTTTTTACG TGAAACCATGATGTGGTCTGTAGTGCTAGCTGTGAGTCTCAGTTTGCTATTGATGGAGGTTATCCCCACATCGCAACAACCTATTTTAGTCGATGGTGAATTATCCTCTAAAATGTTTCACGCTCTTGAAAATTTTGTTCCATCACGTCCATTTGTCAAAAGGGATGTGAGTGATG AAATTGAACGTGTCGCTGCCATGAACAGTGAAGAATCAAAACTTATTGGAGGTAAGTTTTGTCGGCCTCCAAATAAATACACACGTTGTTAA